In the genome of Planctomycetota bacterium, the window AAAATAAAACGGCTTATAAAAAAGGATTAATCTATCCGTTTTTGGGTGTGGCTATACCACCGTTACTATCATGGAGTCCCTCCGCATATGAGATGGAGTCCAACCGCACTTAAGATGGGGTCTCTCCGCATTAGAGATGGAGTCTCTCTGCATTTGGAATGGAGTCCCTCCGCATTTGGGATGGGGTCTCTCCGCATTTAAGATGGAGCCTCTCTGCATTTGAGATGGGGTCTCACCGCATCTGAGCTGGGGCATCACCGCATTTAAGATGGAGCACCTCCGCATTTGCCATGGAGTCCCTCCGCATTTGAGATGGAGTCTCACCGTATTTATAAGTAGTTAGCCCTAAGTTTAGGGGGGAGTAGCACCACCCCCCTGCCTTCGGCAGGGACGCCCAAATCTATCATGGAATGTATCCCGGCATTCGCCGGGACGTCGCAAGCTCCGTGTGACAGCCCCATCCGCCTAAAACTCGCTTATATTGAAATACAAATCAATATATGCGTTTTTAGCAATAATTATGCAACTACGGAATGACCCAGAAAAACACTGAATTTAAGCAAGGTTTCGTTTAGGTTAATTATGCGTGACCATTTCCAGCATTGCCTGAACGCGCGTTTTCAGCCTGCCGGAATCCGACGGTGAATAGTCCGTTTCCAACTTCAAATACGGCAGTTTGTGCCTGCCTTTCACATGCTTTTCCAACAGAACCGATTCTACATTATATGTATGACACCCCTGCCAGACCAGTTCTATCACCCCTTGCACCTTATATTGCTTAATCAGCTTATCCAACAAATCCAAGCGGCGTTTATTGGGAGTCATTACCGAACATGGTATATGGAAATACTTTTCGGCAATGGCAAGCAAGGGGTCGCTGGTTTCCCGGACATCTTCCTCAATCGGTTTTATACCGGTGCAAGATTCTTGCACCACGACCGCCCCACCGGCATCCTCGATTATCTTCATCACCTTTTCCGCCTCGTGAGGCATGGGCACACCGGTTACCAAGATTCTAGGACGGGATAAACCCCGACGTTCGTCGGGACAGGCAGATTTCCCTGATAATATCTTCTCATACATCCGGAAATCTTCCGGCATGCCGGATATCAGGCTTTTGGCATTGAGTATTTGCAATCCGGAAAGCAAAGGAATCTTTTCCGTGGCAAGTTCCGCTACCTTCCTACGCAGGCGGCGTTCCTCATTCATAACCCTGATGGCTTCTTTCAGCTTGCAATCGGTTATTTCAGTCTTCAACTCCTTTTCCAGATATTCCTTTAGCTTTACTATTTCCGCGTGCCAGTGCTTGAAGGCATCCGGGTCGTCGGACTTCTGGGGAAGTTCCATGACAT includes:
- a CDS encoding 2-hydroxyacyl-CoA dehydratase, which translates into the protein MTDKCSSNISPRWDNKNPACCSKTVKSAESCSSPLDYFDNMISNCLEYAQSAKAHDKKIVGIFCEYTPREIIMAAGGVPVCMCGGSNQTISAAEEDLPSSLCPLIKSSYGYAKLKANPFLEMSELLIGETTCDGKKKMFELLAQRKKMYVMELPQKSDDPDAFKHWHAEIVKLKEYLEKELKTEITDCKLKEAIRVMNEERRLRRKVAELATEKIPLLSGLQILNAKSLISGMPEDFRMYEKILSGKSACPDERRGLSRPRILVTGVPMPHEAEKVMKIIEDAGGAVVVQESCTGIKPIEEDVRETSDPLLAIAEKYFHIPCSVMTPNKRRLDLLDKLIKQYKVQGVIELVWQGCHTYNVESVLLEKHVKGRHKLPYLKLETDYSPSDSGRLKTRVQAMLEMVTHN